Proteins from one Bactrocera neohumeralis isolate Rockhampton chromosome 3, APGP_CSIRO_Bneo_wtdbg2-racon-allhic-juicebox.fasta_v2, whole genome shotgun sequence genomic window:
- the LOC126752788 gene encoding integrator complex subunit 14 encodes MPTIIALDVSLSMQRQIPGRSEENALTYHQLAVKGISQLLEHLSATSKLEYVSLVVYSTTSEVKVDFTRDYDIIRQALKKIEPGDKLCLISMLKNVASILSTNWGFQNYSQVVVFTDCGLGFGSTALKGFFHSYVDKENEPQFDWITQLKAVKLNFVCMGVQSDYYFTRSLPIYQQLIDFTGLKGQLYMPKAVKETIEGSENINDNNKPSGNSNVNTSTPTTGTHSSHKSELGRTAMFDLIERVCEANFKPYEVTLKAGGYFRLECPVVIWPRPLPYKTENGVKTELKISQKIEICGFLSLSEIGSPVSLSRHLIIPKVDREKPARRSSEKSSSSKSSSSGSAGATVKPTLDVNQPNYEYEKLEQEIREFYTKDIKEGDESSEDTETNVNKTGSAASATAAEKESMCVLLHGALKVENLAALVLLNDNWYGFIYSYADSKKKSNLMLNILPPGNNVIPWLGDLQLLGFAEDLLPGETNAFPVKAEKRSYSQSCVVWIKQVSLQSDVQKVLRHAKKMPEKTQHFYKELNRIRRAALSIGFVDLLEAMATLFEKEISQLSVSTNPECMLQLKHAVNELRTEESLDIKTSITPYHKFVPTGGGNDSASSGFMY; translated from the exons ATGCCCACTATTATTGCTTTGGAtg TGTCATTGTCTATGCAACGTCAAATACCAGGCCGGAGTGAAGAAAATGCACTTACTTACCATCAGTTAGCCGTCAAGGGTATATCACAATTGCTAGAACATTTGTCTGCCACATCGAAGTTGGAATATGTTTCACTAGTTGTATACTCCACAACATCCGAGGTAAAGGTAGATTTTACGCGTGATTATGACATTATTCGACAAGCTCTAAAGAAAATAGAACCTGGTGACAAACTTTGCCTCATAAGTATGTTGAAAAATGTTGCGAGTATATTGTCGACCAATTGGGGCTTTCAAAACTATTCTCAAGTTGTAGTGTTCACGGACTGTGGCTTAGG GTTTGGAAGTACTGCACTCAAGGGATTTTTCCACAGTTATGTCGACAAAGAAAATGAACCTCAGTTCGATTGGATAACTCAACTGAAGGcagttaagttaaattttgtgtgcatgGGAGTTCAAAGTGATTATTACTTCACGCGTTCTTTGCCAATATATCAGCAGCTTATCGATTTCACCGGTCTTAAAG GCCAACTTTATATGCCGAAAGCTGTAAAAGAGACTATAGAGGGTTCggaaaatataaatgataaCAATAAGCCCTCAGGAAATTCCAACGTCAACACATCTACGCCCACAACGGGAACACATTCAAGCCATAAGAGTGAGCTTGGTCGCACTGCTATGTTCGATTTAATTGAAAGAGTTTGTGAGGCCAACTTTAAGCCTTATGAAGTTACGCTTAAAGCTGGTGGTTATTTCCGGTTGGAGTGTCCGGTCGTAATATGGCCCCGACCTCTGCCATATAAAACGGAGAATGGAGTGAAAACCGAATTAAAAATTTCGCAGAAAATAGAGATATGTGGGTTTTTGTCCCTTTCCGAAATTGGTTCACCCGTTTCCTTAAGCCGACATTTAATTATTCCTAAAGTGGATAGAGAAAAGCCAGCACGTCGTTCGTCTGAAAAATCAAGTTCCTCAAAATCTTCATCGAGTGGAAGCGCTGGTGCCACTGTTAAACCAACATTAGACGTAAACCAACCAAACTATGAGTACGAAAAATTAGAGCAAGAAATACGAGAATTCTATACGAAAGACATTAAAGAAGGCGATGAAAGCAGCGAAGATACTGAAACCAACGTTAATAAAACTGGCAGCGCTGCGTCAGCAACCGCAGCTGAAAAAGAATCGATGTGCGTTTTGCTCCATGGCGCTTTGAAAGTTGAAAATCTAGCTGCATTGGTATTATTAAATGATAATTGGTATGGCTTTATCTATTCCTATGCGGATAGTAAGAAAAAGTCGAATTTAATGTTGAACATTTTACCACCCGGTAATAATGTTATTCCCTGGTTGGGGGACCTGCAGTTATTGGGATTTGCTGAAGACTTATTGCCAGGCGAAACAAACGCATTTCCAGTGAAGGCCGAAAAGCGTTCATATTCTCAAAGTTGTGTGGTGTGGATAAAACAAGTAAGTTTGCAGTCTGACGTGCAAAAAGTACTGCGACATGCAAAGAAAATGCCAGAGAAGACGCAGCACTTCTATAAGGAATTAAACCGCATACGACGCGCTGCACTATCCATTGGCTTTGTTGATCTGCTCGAAGCGATGGCGACACTCTTTGAAAAAGAGATTTCTCAACTTTCAGTGAGTACAAATCCGGAGTGCATGTTGCAATTGAAACATGCAGTAAATGAGTTGAGAACTGAAGAAAGTCTAGATATAAAAACGTCTATTACACCATACCACAAATTTGTGCCCACGGGTGGTGGCAACGATAGTGCATCTTCAGGTTTTATGTATTAA
- the LOC126752796 gene encoding uncharacterized protein LOC126752796, whose translation MASSSQYRIKMVSILSDKELLRYQEVLKKRTPKKGKSKTPYQSVESSPILEQEIVPESSIEKTGSPKVFMYLQLQDIINVPYADNKRFFISLRHNNTNYADEKELDENTRLSAFAIPIEQYNMDVVNAFSDEPVAIILTVVSEEENDATEKTIAQGQIDLIHFFTNKRTVVSTEILLYPTSFEHIDLEMGTCKTVWHVYSLLPLMRYEDFNNMVFVTIESIYNASADIMDMAQSLGVSLSFRSKFPNEMNEFDTTKICTFNYLDRDLIIDQDTTYRWASISMDASHNLGQSTDCSISLYKLFSDLLCTEGVDFNFDSISMSKEEALICNLLRRYILDEVLNNILEAVIVNDEQELIIEVYDRAKPDSILLRGSIDLSIFLYPDVNSCRFAVHLKPVEVTTFSNDETPINPYHEEGKITFGIVNICILQPITECQMTRDIFRKHLTPEEMKTCAPKTSAAEIIPEKGKVDICEENYKHFDAQIYTLIDYIIRKEIQQIEDSKGFLCCQKNELTQKIMKLIACDFNIRVPTKNSTEFANLMTFVYKNLEKRCFEILQKTQKPKTPLEAGLHIQNIALYMSIIKVLNEVGAENLANIYKTKLEKLETAEFHVEGYKFLYNMEKQNFEEAREHLRKPLEQRFTFGDYHDGLFDIYISYVETLLTETTYNEALQYLLRALETYSSRFPKESSTWILLYCIYSECGYVPGMSYTRWKFENLKKEFTRNTQLPLSLWDLYCNQSLEFTSKRTTEFYKTVQEFLDLGLYKFAQIIFGQILIECTEAEKYFVTITLQILLREITDTYSMRTFQGLQTTIFQSHINGHLHYYLGDKSAAKNCYAVILHNTENLDDVGVFQMSILRYANNLLERGKYEKAISAYGQCTRISSCRVKALYDLGRAYYRLGKYQAAEEKFSSCTNFGIHLPDVWGYLALTNLKMNNTFKALESWKYAKINPNNVISEEIYSELKKIDLNEVTLIVDAPDAAVNNNCYKNP comes from the exons ATGGCATCAAGTTCACAATATAGAATTAAGATGGTTAGTATCCTTAGCGACAAGGAGCTGTTGCGATATCAGGAAGTCTTAAAGAAACGCACACCGAAAAAAGGTAAATCAAAAACACCATATCAGTCAGTGGAATCGAGCCCAATATTGGAACAAGAAATTGTGCCGGAGTCGAGTATTGAAAAGACGGGATCTCCTAAAgtgtttatgtatttacaaCTTCAAGACATCATAAATGTTCCGTATGCTGATAATAAaagattcttcattagtttGCGCCACAATAATACAAATTATGCCGACGAAAAGGAGTTGGATGAAAACACTAGATTAAGCGCCTTCGCCATACCGATCGAACAATACAATATGGATGTAGTTAATGCGTTTAGTGACGAGCCGGTCGCTATTATTTTAACGGTAGTTTCGGAAGAGGAAAATGACGCTACCGAAAAAACAATTGCCCAGGGCCAAATTGatttgatacattttttcacaaataagcGCACAGTAGTTAGTACCGAAATTTTATTGTATCCAACATCATTTGAGCATATTGATTTGGAAATGGGAACTTGTAAAACCGTCTGGCATGTGTATTCTCTACTGCCATTAATGAGATATGAAGATTTTAATAATATGGTCTTCGTAACAATCGAATCCATATATAATGCGAGCGCTGACATCATGGATATGGCCCAGAGCTTGGGTGTAAGCCTATCATTTCGTTCCAAATTTCCGAATGAAATGAACGAATTCGATACGACAAAAATATGTACCTTTAATTATTTGGACAGAGATCTAATCATTGACCAAGATACCACATATCGCTGGGCCAGTATTTCTATGGATGCATCACACAACTTGGGTCAATCAACGGATTGTAGTATATCTCTTTATAAATTATTCAGTGATTTATTGTGTACAGAGGGTGTAGATTTCAATTTTGATAGTATATCTATGTCTAAAGAAGAagcattaatttgtaatttgctACGTCGCTACATCTTGGATgaagttttaaataatatactGGAAGCAGTGATTGTTAACGACGAACAGGAACTTATAATTGAGGTGTATGACCGCGCTAAACCAGACTCTATTCTCCTAAGGGGCAGTATAGACCTATCAATATTTCTATATCCAGATG TGAACTCCTGTCGTTTTGCCGTACATTTGAAACCTGTCGAAGTGACGACCTTTTCCAACGACGAAACCCCTATAAATCCCTACCATGAGGAGGGCAAAATCACATTTGGGATCGTAAATATCTGCATATTGCAGCCCATAACGGAATGCCAAATGACACGCGATATTTTTAGAAAGCACTTAACACCTGAGGAAATGAAAACTTGCGCACCTAAAACTTCTGCGGCAGAAATAATTCCAGAAAAAGGCAAAGTGGACATTTGCGAAGAGAACTACAAACATTTTGATGCGCAAATATACACCCTTATTGATTACATAATAAGAAAGGAGATACAACAAATCGAAGATTCAAAGGGTTTTCTATGTTGTCAAAAGAATGAGTTaactcaaaaaattatgaaattgattGCTTGCGATTTCAATATTCGTGTGCCAACCAAGAATAGTACAGAATTCGCG aatCTGATGACGTTCGTctacaaaaatttggaaaaaagatgttttgaaattttgcaaaaaactcaaaaacccAAAACCCCTCTCGAGGCCGGTCTCCATATCCAAAACATAGCGTTATACATGAGCATAATAAAAGTATTGAATGAAGTTGGTGCGGAAAATTTGGCgaatatatacaaaacaaag CTGGAAAAACTGGAAACCGCTGAGTTTCATGTAGAAGGCTACAAATTCTTGTACAACATGGAGAAGCAGAATTTTGAGGAAGCTAGGGAACATCTTCGAAAACCGCTGGAGCAAAGATTCACCTTTGGAGATTATCATGA TGGTCTCTTTGATATTTACATTTCCTACGTAGAAACCTTGTTGACTGAAACTACCTATAACGAAGCTCTTCAATATTTACTTCGTGCGTTGGAGACCTACTCAAGCCGATTTCCCAAGGAATCTTCAACGTGGATTCTCTTATACTGTATATACAGCGAATGTGGCTATGTGCCAGGCATGAGTTATACTCGCTGGAAATTTGAGAATTTGAAAAAAGAGTTTACCAGAAATACTCAGCTGCCGTTAAGCCTTTGGGATCTTTATTGCAACCAAAGTCTTGAGTTTACATCTAAAAGGACAACGGAATTTTACAAAACCGTCCAAGAATTCTTGGATCTAGGATTGTATAAGTTTgcacaaataatttttggacaaattttaattgaatgcaCCGAAGCGGAGAAGTATTTCGTTACGATCACTTTACAAATTCTACTTCGAGAAATAACGGACACATATTCGATGCGAACATTTCAAGGACTCCAAACG aCAATTTTCCAATCACATATTAATGGACATTTACATTATTATCTGGGCGATAAATCTGCTGCAAAGAACTGTTATGCTGTAATTTTGCATAACACTGAAAACCTGGATGATGTCGGAGTTTTCCAAATGAGCATTTTGCGTTATGCCAACAATTTACTTGAACGGGGCAAATATGAGAAAGCAATCAGTGCATATGGGCAATGCACGAGAATCAGCAGTTGCCGCGTGAAGGCGCTTTACGACCTTGGAAGGGCCTATTATCGC TTGGGAAAATATCAAGCGGCGGAAGAAAAGTTTTCGTCTTGTACAAATTTTGGCATACATTTACCAGATGTTTGGGGCTACTTGGCATTGACTAATCTCAAAATGAATAACACATTTAAGGCTCTTGAATCCTGGAAATACGCCAAAATC AACCCGAATAATGTGATAAGTGAAGAAATTTAtagtgaattgaaaaaaattgatttgaatGAAGTAACATTAATTGTTGATGCTCCTGATGCAGCAGTCAATAACAATTGCTATAAAAAtccttga
- the LOC126752958 gene encoding uncharacterized protein LOC126752958 — translation MSVPENNLEIVPHPKRIFLYIQLKMIENLPTMDGKLEIHLSQAKNTLTKLVDVYPTDNIIDLSIFDKYKPTFSLMVEQDNIEDANILSDNPLLLTLYNRVMVRVPPDEVSVRTRSLEDEKVKRKESIKANKRQRRRTPKSIELKADIEEEKMEEEIEEPEIYEEELRPIAQGHIDLLRLYTKKRELATFYTILYQISISEESFSSCTAAWEVYALLPLLKDMTFHNMVHVSFESIFNVKPNLSENVDYLVADFYFESKIPNENNQYEKVKFCTFKHFNKQLVTATDVLLGWENLRSAEPKNFDCIGICCHFSINTFNIFRHLVYEENSKIHVKNVDFRNSVISSNATHRFVLTEEFARTLEDVLAFDEQQILIEMYHIDNPDDIIVKGHIDPSILLYPEVSSKRFAVELSSTDNKLVKHSIKPSSAKFSSIRVLEEPTFAIISICFATPLTESFILTTLQDTKLPKFLSKYNENISSRMEAHYAFEKEIKKLILFIVKNDIKKLEDAKGVLCCHKENLTNQIFKLISSDFNIKKPTEDAIEFHNLMTTVYKETVQTTYNILQNLRNHVSTFSFPETEIDNRILNYFSIAQYFSVLGEEYFAKILCDKAEKLAAGDTIFNFFKLVMAVEKLDFENAKKYYSLPSNKQFELGLHFTELIKLYINYVETLANETTFNQAMENLIVSLREEVIAFPNDLCYWVLLHCIFKYCSYLPGTNYTRWKYEQLELEVEPKLPVMPPSRFMLINPYEIKAPITVKETLFLKVFTILTRLGLYKFAVFVFKELEMSCQPFERYLTLTTLKILSKEVLTNYQPKTFPVTKPLEKYFITNINGHLEYSRGAIDYAIQNYWKLLINDHEISSRHYLLALLRYGFHMLKIGNYQEAVEAFQKCDSDDTKLIAKFYLAKALFKMNKLEDAERELATCTNFKVHIPDVWGYLALINLLLKRNFKALEFWKYAKIHPDIEFSRDLQEDLRNVDIYDVVLYVDKPPVIPCMTLTS, via the exons ATGTCAGTGCCTGAg aataatttgGAAATTGTGCCACATCCAAAACGCATATTTCTTTACATACAGTTGAAGATGATAGAGAATCTGCCGACTATGGATGGGAAACTTGAAATACATCTGAGTCAAGCAAAGAATACACTTACCAAATTAGTGGATGTTTATCCAACGGATAATATTATAGACTTGTCgatatttgataaatataaGCCCACATTTAGTCTAATGGTTGAACAAGATAACATTGAAGATGCGAATATATTAAGTGATAATCCATTATTACTAACCCTTTACAATCGTGTAATGGTTCGTGTGCCACCTGACGAGGTGTCCGTGCGAACGAGATCGTTGGAAGATGAAAAAGTAAAGCGAAAAGAGAgtattaaagcaaataaaagacAACGAAGACGAACACCAAAAAGTATAGAATTAAAGGCTGAcattgaagaagaaaaaatggaaGAGGAAATCGAAGAACCGGAAATCTATGAGGAGGAATTACGTCCAATTGCACAGGGGCATATCGACCTATTAAGGCTTTATACCAAAAAGCGTGAGCTTGCCACTTTCTATACCATTTTGTATCAGATATCAATTTCGGAAGAGTCCTTCTCTTCATGCACTGCGGCTTGGGAGGTGTACGCTCTGTTGCCGTTACTTAAAGATATGACTTTCCATAATATGGTGCATGTCTCATTTGAGTCCATATTCAATGTTAAACCAAATCTGTCCGAAAATGTAGATTATCTGGTTGCCGATTTCTATTTTGAATCGAAAATTCCAAATGAAAATAATCAGTACGAAAAAGTAAAGTTTTGTACATTCAAACACTTTAACAAACAACTAGTAACGGCTACTGATGTACTGCTAGGTTGGGAAAACTTGAGAAGTGCTGAACCTAAAAACTTCGATTGCATCGGCATCTGTTGCCATTTTTCCATAAATACCTTCAATATATTTCGTCATCTGGTGTATGAAGAAAACTCAAAAATCCATGTCAAGAACGTCGATTTCAGAAATTCCGTAATATCCAGCAATGCAACTCACCGTTTTGTGCTCACCGAAGAATTCGCTCGAACTTTAGAGGATGTTTTAGCGTTCGATGAGCAACAAATACTAATTGAAATGTACCATATTGATAACCCAGATGATATTATTGTTAAAGGACATATTGATCCATCAATCTTGCTCTATCCAGAAG ttAGCTCTAAAAGGTTCGCGGTAGAGCTGTCTTCTACCGACAACAAACTTGTTAAACATTCCATAAAGCCCTCGTCCGCAAAGTTTAGTTCAATTCGAGTGCTTGAGGAGCCTACTTTTGCCATTATTTCCATATGTTTCGCAACACCGCTGACGGAATCGTTCATACTAACCACCTTGCAAGATACAAAACTTCCAAAGTTTCTGTCAAAGTACAATGAAAATATAAGCTCGCGAATGGAAGCTCATTACGCTttcgaaaaagaaataaaaaaactaattttgtttatcgTGAAAAATGATATAAAGAAACTGGAAGATGCTAAGGGGGTATTATGTTGTCACAAGGAAAATTTAACGAATCAGATTTTCAAGCTTATCTCCAGcgattttaatatcaaaaaaccAACAGAGGATGCCATAGAGTTCCAT aATCTCATGACTACTGTGTACAAAGAAACTGTCCAAACcacttataatattttgcaaaatttaagaaatcatgtttcaacattttcatttcCTGAAACTGAAATTGACAATAGAATCCTTAACTACTTTTCGATTGCTCAGTATTTTTCGGTGCTTGGGGAAGAATATTTCGCTAAGATCCTTTGTGACAAG GCTGAAAAATTGGCTGCGGGAGAcactattttcaatttcttcaaaCTTGTAATGGCTGTGGAAAAACTAGATTTTGAAAACGCGAAGAAATATTATTCGCTCCCGAGTAATAAACAATTTGAACTGGGTCTCCACTTTAC AGAActgattaaattatatataaattatgtgGAAACTTTGGCAAATGAAACGACGTTTAATCAAGCAATGGAAAATTTGATCGTCAGTCTTCGGGAGGAGGTTATTGCCTTTCCAAACGACCTCTGTTACTGGGTTTTGCTGCattgtattttcaaatattgcagTTATTTGCCAGGAACTAATTACACACGCTGGAAATATGAACAATTAGAATTAGAGGTGGAACCTAAACTACCTGTAATGCCACCGTCTCGTTTTATGTTAATTAATCCATATGAAATAAAGGCGCCAATTACGGTTAAGGAAACATTATTCCTTAAAGTATTTACAATCCTGACCAGATTGGGATTATATAAATTCGCTGTATTCGTTTTCAAAGAATTGGAAATGTCATGCCAACCGTTTGAACGGTATCTTACACTCACCACACTGAAGATACTCTCGAAAGAAGTCCTTACCAATTATCAGCCAAAAACGTTTCCGGTTACCAAACCACTGGAAAAGTATTTCATAACAAACATAAATGGTCATCTGGAGTACAGTCGCGGCGCTATCGATTATGCAATACAAAACTACTGGAAACTTTTAATAAATGACCATGAAATATCAAGCAGACATTATTTGTTGGCCTTGCTACGTTACGGTTTCCATATGCTGAAGATAGGGAATTATCAAGAGGCCGTGGAGGCATTTCAAAAATGCGACAGCGATGACACCAAACTTATTGCCAAATTTTATTTGGCCAAAGCTTTATTCAAA ATGAATAAGCTTGAAGATGCGGAACGCGAATTGGCCACTTGTACAAATTTTAAAGTTCATATACCGGATGTGTGGGGTTATCTAGCGTTGATTAATCTTTTGTTGAAGAGAAACTTCAAAGCCCTCGAGTTTTGGAAATATGCCAAAATT CATCCCGATATTGAATTCAGCAGAGACCTTCAAGaggatttaagaaatgttgataTCTATGATGTTGTGCTTTATGTTGATAAACCTCCTGTAATTCCATGCATGACATTAACGTCGTAA